A genomic stretch from Desulfolutivibrio sulfodismutans DSM 3696 includes:
- a CDS encoding sigma-54-dependent transcriptional regulator produces the protein MPSQILILDDEKNYLLILDAMLTDAGYAVTPLDDPETGLAYLEESEVDVVITDMKMPKVTGQQVLEFVKKNYAHVPVIIMTAFGSIEGAVEAMRYGAFDYIAKPFANDELLLTVDKAARFAAAQRENIMLRQSLEDRYSQHQIIGRGKAMTRVLELVTKAAPSKSTVLITGESGTGKELIAKAIHYASPRKAGAFVSVNCMALSSGVLESELFGHEKGSFTGAVARKRGRFEMAHGGTIFLDEIGELSADLQVKLLRVLQERKIERVGGGESIEVDIRVLAATNKNLEDAVAAGEFREDLFYRLNVVRLDMPPLRERREDIPILAAHFLERYAAENNKPFKGFSPEAIDYLTAYEWPGNVRQLQNVIERCVVLSSGEVIGVEDLPLEIKDEESQYKSAVDLLPVRINLNETLEKIELALVRRALARSNFVQVKAAEMLGLSKSLLQYKLKKYKLTGH, from the coding sequence ATGCCGAGCCAGATACTGATTCTCGACGACGAAAAAAACTACCTGCTGATCCTCGACGCCATGCTCACGGACGCGGGCTATGCCGTGACCCCCCTGGACGATCCGGAGACGGGGCTGGCCTACCTGGAGGAGTCCGAGGTGGACGTGGTGATCACGGACATGAAGATGCCCAAGGTCACCGGGCAGCAAGTGCTGGAATTCGTCAAGAAAAACTACGCCCATGTGCCGGTGATCATCATGACCGCCTTCGGCAGCATCGAAGGGGCGGTTGAGGCCATGCGCTACGGGGCCTTCGACTACATCGCCAAGCCCTTCGCCAACGACGAGCTGCTTTTGACCGTGGACAAGGCGGCCCGCTTCGCCGCGGCCCAGCGCGAAAACATCATGCTGCGCCAAAGCCTGGAGGACCGCTATTCCCAGCACCAGATCATCGGCCGGGGCAAGGCCATGACCCGGGTGCTGGAACTGGTGACCAAGGCCGCGCCGTCCAAAAGCACGGTGCTTATCACCGGCGAGTCGGGTACGGGCAAGGAGCTCATCGCCAAGGCCATCCACTACGCCTCGCCGCGCAAGGCCGGGGCGTTCGTGTCGGTCAACTGCATGGCCCTAAGCTCCGGGGTGCTGGAGAGCGAGCTTTTCGGACATGAGAAGGGGTCGTTCACCGGGGCCGTGGCCCGCAAGCGGGGCCGCTTCGAGATGGCCCACGGGGGCACGATCTTTTTGGACGAAATCGGGGAGCTTTCGGCGGACCTCCAGGTCAAGCTGTTGCGCGTGCTCCAGGAGCGCAAGATCGAACGGGTGGGCGGGGGCGAATCCATCGAGGTGGACATCCGGGTGCTGGCCGCCACCAACAAGAATCTGGAGGATGCGGTGGCCGCCGGGGAGTTTCGCGAGGATCTGTTCTACCGCCTAAACGTGGTGCGCCTGGACATGCCCCCCCTGCGCGAGCGCCGGGAGGACATCCCCATCCTGGCGGCCCACTTCCTGGAACGCTATGCGGCGGAAAACAACAAGCCCTTCAAGGGCTTTTCCCCCGAGGCCATCGACTACCTCACGGCCTACGAATGGCCGGGCAACGTGCGCCAGTTGCAAAACGTCATCGAACGCTGCGTGGTGCTGTCCTCGGGCGAGGTCATCGGCGTGGAGGATCTGCCGCTGGAGATCAAGGACGAGGAATCGCAGTACAAAAGCGCCGTGGATCTTTTGCCGGTGCGCATCAACCTCAACGAGACCCTGGAGAAGATCGAGCTGGCCCTGGTGCGCCGGGCCCTGGCCCGGTCCAACTTCGTGCAGGTCAAGGCCGCCGAGATGCTGGGGCTTTCCAAGAGCCTGTTGCAGTACAAGCTCAAAAAGTACAAATTGACGGGGCACTAA
- a CDS encoding integrase core domain-containing protein, whose product MCPKTSLLRYFNTDQGPHFTSQEFSQARQAIGNWVRFYNEQRPHTVFDGRRRPMDVFKEGQSASKAA is encoded by the coding sequence TTGTGTCCGAAGACTAGCCTGCTACGATACTTCAACACGGACCAGGGGCCGCACTTCACCAGCCAGGAGTTCAGCCAGGCCCGGCAGGCGATTGGAAACTGGGTCCGTTTTTACAATGAGCAGCGACCGCATACGGTTTTTGACGGTCGTCGTCGGCCCATGGACGTATTCAAAGAAGGCCAATCGGCCTCGAAGGCGGCATGA
- a CDS encoding universal stress protein, with protein MFKDIVLAVTPSSICENAAEKAFSFASRFESKLYLLHVCGMEQGWGAMEHLETSGVVDRIRENMKEYYKERLCKMPNCEVIVVAGISHNEILRVARKKNADLIIMGPHTKEHAEKRSKMWGMAGSTLERVSQRARCPVMIVTRETPGDGDFKNIVAATDLSEQAGCAVAYAGQLARHYKAGLTILNVLESSKIYPSDIRDQIEKTRTRLQGEYGARLEGLKDCSFECAVGDPPMEILDVAQKKKADLVIMAHHSKETDPEKAFLGSTVTKVALNCGCPTMSVNRHFDLRCGMMYDQTGQVVEATSTA; from the coding sequence ATGTTCAAGGACATCGTACTGGCCGTAACGCCATCATCCATTTGCGAAAATGCCGCTGAAAAGGCCTTCAGCTTCGCCAGCCGTTTTGAATCCAAACTGTATCTGCTCCATGTCTGCGGCATGGAACAGGGTTGGGGCGCCATGGAGCATCTCGAGACCTCGGGCGTCGTCGACCGCATCCGTGAAAACATGAAGGAATATTACAAGGAACGTCTGTGCAAGATGCCCAACTGCGAGGTCATCGTGGTGGCGGGCATTTCGCACAATGAAATTCTGCGGGTGGCCCGGAAGAAGAATGCGGATTTGATCATCATGGGGCCGCACACCAAGGAACATGCGGAAAAGCGTTCCAAGATGTGGGGCATGGCCGGAAGCACCCTGGAGAGGGTCAGCCAGCGGGCCCGTTGCCCGGTGATGATCGTGACCAGGGAGACGCCGGGGGACGGGGATTTTAAGAACATTGTGGCCGCCACGGACCTCTCCGAGCAGGCGGGCTGCGCGGTGGCCTACGCCGGGCAGCTGGCCAGGCATTACAAGGCCGGGCTGACGATTCTCAACGTGTTGGAATCCAGCAAGATTTATCCCTCGGACATCCGGGACCAGATCGAGAAGACGCGCACCCGGCTGCAAGGCGAATACGGCGCCAGGCTCGAAGGCCTCAAGGACTGCTCGTTTGAATGCGCCGTCGGCGACCCCCCCATGGAAATCCTTGATGTCGCCCAGAAAAAGAAGGCCGATCTGGTCATCATGGCCCACCACTCCAAGGAGACGGACCCGGAAAAGGCCTTCCTGGGGTCCACGGTGACCAAGGTGGCTCTGAACTGCGGTTGTCCGACCATGAGCGTCAACAGGCATTTCGATCTGCGGTGCGGGATGATGTACGATCAAACCGGGCAGGTGGTGGAGGCCACGAGCACCGCCTAG
- a CDS encoding CoB--CoM heterodisulfide reductase iron-sulfur subunit B family protein, with protein sequence MKYAYYPGCSLRESAQEFDVSVRAVMERLGTEIEEIPDWTCCGASAAESVDHNLSLALPARNLALAEKAMPGLDVLVPCSACYLNLLKLQRNVLADKSVMAQTNALLGDEGLAYTGKTGRVRHLLDVLLNDIGPEAVRAKVEKPLHGLTVAPYYGCQILRPYRVFDDPERPSSMEPILSALGAAIHPWTMGGRCCGASLMATHKEAALVSVGEILRAAAAAPPDGQEDEAGGGADVIATVCPMCQMNLDAYQKQALREGGLGVAGRPVTVLYLSQLIGLAFGLSAQQVLLEKNLAVTEAFREKLVHPKELSTAAVTTA encoded by the coding sequence ATGAAATACGCCTACTACCCTGGCTGTTCCCTGCGGGAAAGCGCGCAGGAGTTCGACGTCTCCGTCCGGGCCGTCATGGAGCGCCTGGGGACGGAGATCGAGGAAATCCCGGATTGGACCTGCTGCGGGGCCAGCGCCGCCGAATCGGTCGACCACAATCTGAGCCTGGCCCTGCCCGCCAGAAACCTGGCCCTGGCCGAGAAGGCCATGCCCGGGCTGGACGTGCTGGTCCCGTGCAGCGCCTGCTATCTGAACCTGCTCAAGCTGCAACGCAACGTCCTGGCCGACAAGTCGGTCATGGCCCAAACCAACGCCCTGCTTGGCGACGAGGGGCTGGCCTATACCGGCAAGACCGGGCGGGTGCGCCATCTTCTGGACGTCCTCTTAAACGACATCGGCCCGGAGGCCGTGCGCGCAAAGGTGGAAAAGCCGCTGCACGGATTGACGGTCGCGCCCTACTACGGCTGCCAGATCCTGCGGCCCTACCGGGTCTTCGACGATCCCGAACGACCCTCCTCCATGGAGCCGATCCTGTCCGCCCTGGGGGCCGCCATCCATCCCTGGACCATGGGGGGCCGGTGCTGCGGCGCGTCGCTCATGGCCACGCACAAGGAGGCGGCCCTGGTTTCCGTGGGTGAAATCCTCCGGGCGGCCGCCGCTGCCCCCCCGGACGGCCAGGAGGACGAGGCGGGAGGCGGGGCCGACGTCATCGCCACGGTGTGTCCCATGTGCCAGATGAATCTGGACGCCTATCAGAAACAGGCCCTCCGCGAGGGCGGCTTGGGCGTCGCGGGCAGGCCGGTCACGGTCCTGTATTTGTCGCAACTGATCGGCCTGGCCTTTGGCCTTTCCGCACAGCAGGTCCTCCTGGAGAAGAATCTGGCCGTTACCGAGGCCTTTCGCGAAAAACTCGTCCATCCCAAGGAGCTTTCCACCGCTGCCGTCACCACGGCGTAG
- a CDS encoding 4Fe-4S dicluster domain-containing protein produces the protein MKTDQTHPAPDEPTLAMDAIRKSLQPCMQCGTCSASCPNAFAMATTPRELWRLLQLGFVDDALAAGSFWMCSSCYTCTLRCPRGLPLTEVMAALRRLAARCHPEKTGDNATFYKTFLDNVRTYGRVQESALMTSYFLTMKSPTLPFAFLPLGLRLLGKGKLHGPSGTQKGRLEGLFNHAATQGDRT, from the coding sequence ATGAAAACAGATCAGACGCATCCCGCACCCGACGAGCCCACCCTGGCCATGGACGCCATCCGCAAATCCTTGCAGCCCTGCATGCAATGCGGAACCTGCTCGGCCTCCTGTCCCAACGCCTTCGCCATGGCGACCACGCCTCGGGAACTGTGGCGGCTTCTCCAACTCGGCTTTGTCGACGACGCCCTGGCGGCCGGTTCCTTCTGGATGTGCTCGTCCTGCTACACCTGCACCCTGCGTTGCCCGCGCGGCCTGCCCCTGACGGAGGTCATGGCCGCGCTGCGACGCCTGGCCGCCCGCTGTCACCCCGAGAAGACCGGGGACAACGCCACCTTCTACAAAACCTTCCTGGACAACGTCCGCACCTATGGGCGGGTTCAGGAGTCGGCCCTCATGACCAGCTATTTCCTGACCATGAAAAGCCCGACCCTGCCGTTTGCGTTCCTCCCCCTGGGGTTGCGCCTGCTCGGCAAGGGCAAGCTCCACGGGCCGTCCGGCACGCAGAAGGGGCGGCTTGAAGGCCTGTTCAACCACGCGGCCACACAAGGAGACCGGACATGA
- a CDS encoding FAD-dependent oxidoreductase, which yields MKSTYDALVVGAGIGGIRSALDLAEAGHKVALIDIRPHIGGLLTRLDHQFPSDHCGMCKMLPLTERDASSQFCMRKGLFHKNIDIMLSTELVSLDGEPGKFQAVVNRKAPFVDATKCIGCGKCAEVCPVRVKDEFNAGLGERGAIYLPVPHNIPNHYVVDLDACLRCWRCFETCPTGAVDFKLEAREQFKILVADPEENTAAQYSKWFEDLKFPFLQATTGDEALNQITGDESIRMLLLDLSLKHIDPERIITRALEIRPDLAIIVLAGPLKGEQAQALVALGARDYHLHPLKRSQFVPWLDKHYMRIMSDERIKMDVAAVILATGFECYDPTEMADSLGYGILPGVVASVEFERLLSGTGPTGGRLVRPGDAGPIRKIAWIQCIGSRDVKKNADFCSSFCCMASIKEAVLAKRALGQDVETTIFYMDMRTFGRDFDQYRREAEELHGVRFIRFRPHSAVPDPEREGGGLKLRYIDDAGATIEESFDMLVLGVGARPAKSMAALARATDVETNAFGFCKSQDLNPGRTSRLGVFAAGSANGPKDIAESVLQSGAAALGASRLIKLFAPIRERLDEPVPQYRDVSRLMPETLAVLCRSCPILPESLDMDRLRDGLANLPYVRTVETVERACTANGWNQIKELAEKHAPNRILIGACMPYAYVPRLRELGGLIGLSPSLMDVVDIHTPLFSREKTDQEQAERDILAAVGMSAAKLAGSDPAPLPRRSPVSPGALVVGGGLAGMTAALGLADHDHKVTLVEETEELGGLAMKLHWTLRGEDPVRFMEELINQVRKHPNIRILTKARVALSTGKAGRFMSIVSTEGGGVPVEHGVTILATGGRRAKVYDYGFLDRKTVITHQELEHRIATGALDTAALSSVAMIQCWRARDDSRGYCSRVCCAGALKIILHLKNKHPDLPIYVLYRDIMSYGFSEEYYTKARKAGAIFIRYDLAHRPKVSFDDACNPVITVRDPVLQRDLEIHADILSLSDGIEPNDVDELSEIFGVPVGPDGFFQEAESKWRPVDFLKQGVFVCGVARGPANMPETIVSAKAAAQRALRVLCDKSMAQANVVAEVRASLCSLCGKCLTVCPYGARTLDMEKDRIVVDELLCQGCGSCAAVCPNSASFLRGFNDRQVMAVIDASLIAPPRAAQVE from the coding sequence ATGAAAAGCACCTATGACGCCCTGGTGGTGGGAGCGGGCATCGGCGGCATCCGATCCGCCCTGGATTTGGCCGAGGCCGGGCACAAGGTCGCGCTGATCGACATCCGTCCGCACATCGGGGGGCTTTTGACCAGACTGGACCACCAGTTCCCGTCGGACCACTGCGGCATGTGCAAGATGCTCCCCTTGACCGAACGCGACGCATCCAGCCAGTTCTGCATGCGCAAGGGCCTGTTCCATAAAAACATCGACATCATGCTTTCCACGGAACTGGTTTCCCTCGACGGCGAACCCGGCAAGTTCCAGGCCGTGGTGAACCGCAAGGCCCCCTTTGTGGATGCGACCAAATGCATCGGCTGCGGGAAATGCGCCGAGGTCTGCCCGGTCAGGGTGAAAGACGAATTCAACGCCGGCCTGGGCGAACGGGGGGCCATCTACCTGCCCGTCCCCCACAACATCCCCAACCACTACGTTGTGGATCTCGACGCCTGCCTGCGCTGCTGGAGGTGTTTCGAGACCTGCCCCACCGGGGCCGTGGATTTCAAGCTCGAGGCGCGCGAACAGTTCAAGATTTTGGTGGCCGACCCGGAGGAGAATACCGCCGCGCAGTATTCCAAGTGGTTCGAGGATCTCAAGTTTCCCTTCCTCCAGGCCACGACCGGAGACGAGGCCCTGAACCAGATCACCGGGGACGAGTCCATACGGATGCTCCTTCTGGACTTGAGCCTCAAACACATCGACCCCGAACGGATCATCACCCGGGCCCTGGAGATCCGGCCGGACCTGGCGATCATCGTCCTGGCCGGGCCGTTAAAGGGCGAGCAGGCCCAGGCCCTGGTGGCCCTCGGGGCCAGGGATTACCATCTCCACCCCCTGAAGCGTTCCCAGTTCGTGCCCTGGCTGGACAAGCACTACATGCGCATCATGTCCGACGAGCGCATCAAGATGGATGTGGCGGCAGTCATCCTGGCCACCGGGTTCGAGTGTTACGATCCGACGGAAATGGCCGATTCCCTGGGCTACGGCATCCTGCCGGGGGTGGTCGCCTCCGTGGAATTCGAGCGGCTCTTAAGCGGCACGGGCCCCACGGGCGGTCGGCTCGTCCGTCCGGGGGACGCGGGACCGATACGAAAAATCGCCTGGATACAGTGCATCGGGTCCAGGGATGTCAAGAAAAATGCGGATTTTTGCTCCTCGTTCTGCTGCATGGCGTCCATCAAGGAGGCGGTGCTGGCCAAACGGGCCCTGGGCCAGGATGTGGAAACAACCATTTTCTACATGGACATGCGCACCTTTGGCCGGGATTTCGACCAGTACCGGCGCGAGGCGGAAGAACTCCACGGCGTGCGTTTCATCCGCTTCCGGCCGCACTCCGCCGTGCCGGACCCGGAACGGGAAGGCGGCGGGCTCAAGCTCCGGTATATCGACGACGCGGGCGCCACCATCGAAGAGTCCTTCGACATGCTTGTCCTGGGCGTCGGCGCCCGGCCCGCAAAGAGCATGGCCGCCCTGGCCAGGGCCACGGACGTGGAGACCAACGCCTTCGGCTTCTGCAAGAGCCAGGATCTCAATCCCGGCCGGACCAGCCGTCTGGGGGTGTTCGCCGCCGGGTCCGCCAACGGCCCCAAGGACATCGCCGAATCGGTCCTCCAGTCCGGGGCGGCCGCCCTCGGCGCCTCCCGTCTGATCAAACTCTTCGCCCCCATCCGGGAACGTCTCGACGAACCGGTCCCCCAATACCGTGACGTCTCCCGGCTCATGCCGGAGACCCTGGCGGTCCTGTGCCGCTCCTGCCCGATCCTGCCGGAAAGCCTGGACATGGACAGGCTTCGCGACGGATTGGCCAACCTGCCGTATGTGCGCACGGTGGAGACGGTGGAGCGGGCCTGCACCGCCAACGGCTGGAACCAGATCAAGGAACTTGCCGAAAAACACGCCCCGAACCGGATTCTCATCGGCGCCTGCATGCCCTACGCCTACGTGCCGCGACTCAGGGAACTGGGCGGGCTCATCGGCCTAAGCCCATCGCTCATGGACGTAGTGGACATCCATACGCCCCTGTTCTCCCGGGAAAAGACCGATCAGGAACAGGCCGAGCGCGATATCCTGGCCGCCGTCGGCATGTCTGCGGCCAAGCTGGCGGGGTCGGACCCCGCCCCCCTTCCCAGGCGCAGCCCCGTTTCCCCCGGGGCGCTGGTGGTCGGCGGCGGCCTGGCCGGCATGACGGCGGCCCTGGGGCTGGCGGACCATGACCACAAGGTCACGTTGGTGGAGGAAACCGAAGAATTGGGCGGCCTGGCCATGAAGCTGCACTGGACGTTGCGGGGCGAGGATCCTGTCCGGTTCATGGAGGAGCTCATCAACCAGGTCCGCAAGCATCCCAACATCCGAATCCTGACCAAGGCCCGGGTGGCCCTGTCCACCGGGAAGGCCGGCCGCTTCATGAGCATCGTCTCCACCGAGGGTGGCGGCGTTCCGGTGGAGCACGGGGTCACCATCCTGGCCACGGGCGGCAGGCGGGCCAAGGTGTACGACTATGGCTTCCTGGACCGGAAAACCGTGATCACCCATCAGGAACTGGAGCATCGGATCGCCACGGGCGCGCTGGATACGGCGGCCCTGTCCTCGGTGGCCATGATCCAGTGCTGGCGCGCCAGGGACGATTCTCGCGGCTACTGCTCGCGGGTCTGTTGCGCCGGGGCGCTCAAGATCATCCTGCACCTGAAAAACAAGCATCCGGATCTGCCCATCTATGTCCTGTACCGGGACATCATGAGCTACGGCTTCTCGGAAGAATACTACACAAAGGCCAGGAAGGCGGGGGCCATCTTCATCCGCTACGACCTGGCCCACCGGCCCAAGGTCAGTTTTGACGACGCCTGCAACCCCGTGATCACGGTGCGGGATCCGGTCCTGCAACGCGACCTGGAAATCCATGCCGACATCCTGTCCCTGTCCGACGGCATCGAGCCCAACGACGTGGATGAACTCTCGGAAATCTTCGGGGTTCCGGTGGGGCCGGACGGATTTTTCCAGGAGGCCGAGTCCAAATGGCGGCCGGTGGATTTTCTCAAGCAGGGGGTGTTTGTCTGCGGGGTGGCCAGGGGGCCGGCCAACATGCCCGAGACCATCGTCTCGGCCAAGGCGGCGGCCCAACGCGCCTTGCGGGTGCTGTGCGACAAGAGCATGGCCCAGGCCAATGTCGTGGCCGAGGTCAGGGCCAGCCTGTGCTCTTTGTGCGGCAAGTGTCTGACGGTCTGCCCGTATGGCGCCAGAACCCTGGACATGGAAAAGGACCGGATCGTGGTGGACGAACTCCTGTGCCAGGGATGCGGCTCGTGTGCGGCGGTCTGTCCCAACAGCGCCAGTTTCCTCAGGGGGTTCAACGACCGCCAGGTCATGGCCGTCATCGACGCCTCGCTCATCGCCCCGCCCCGGGCGGCACAGGTGGAATAA
- a CDS encoding Coenzyme F420 hydrogenase/dehydrogenase, beta subunit C-terminal domain, protein MATTAKIIVNDADPALAVREVLRKLLADQAIAAILVQRHTPGGGAVMPALIVDPELLNEADPLAPAFPLNSARLLGRLTRGQSQGMIAAVMRPCEIRAFVELAKLNQGSLDNVLLIGIDCPGAFTNRDYHAYCAAYGAQQVSREFLKAYLPGGVQVPEVEGAMPLARACRACEHPVAQAADCMIGLFGADPGKLITLVSQTAKGQAVISRMGLPEVETGTADNRISALSVAVTDRVRYRDAMFKETQAATDSLEKLGEYLSGCVNCYNCRVACPVCYCRECVFVTDVFDHDPWQFMSWAKKKGALKLPSDTLFFHLTRLAHMSTACIGCGQCSNACPNDVPVMELFRMTAAGVQDVFTYQAGRSPEEPPPLSVFQEHEFAEVTGHME, encoded by the coding sequence ATGGCTACCACGGCGAAAATCATTGTCAACGACGCCGATCCCGCTTTGGCGGTGCGGGAGGTATTGCGCAAACTCCTGGCCGACCAAGCCATCGCGGCGATCCTGGTCCAGCGCCATACGCCCGGCGGCGGGGCCGTGATGCCCGCGCTGATCGTGGACCCGGAACTTCTTAACGAAGCGGATCCGCTGGCCCCGGCCTTCCCGCTCAACTCGGCGCGGCTTCTGGGGCGGCTCACCCGGGGCCAGTCCCAGGGCATGATCGCGGCCGTCATGCGGCCCTGCGAAATCAGGGCCTTCGTGGAGCTGGCCAAGCTGAACCAGGGCAGCCTGGACAACGTCCTGCTCATCGGCATCGACTGTCCGGGCGCCTTCACCAACCGGGACTACCACGCGTATTGCGCCGCATACGGGGCGCAGCAGGTTTCGCGGGAATTTCTGAAGGCCTATCTCCCCGGAGGCGTCCAGGTTCCCGAGGTCGAGGGCGCCATGCCCCTGGCCCGGGCCTGCCGGGCCTGCGAGCATCCCGTGGCCCAGGCGGCCGACTGCATGATCGGCCTTTTCGGCGCGGACCCGGGAAAGCTCATCACCCTGGTCTCCCAGACCGCCAAGGGACAGGCCGTCATCAGCCGCATGGGCCTGCCCGAGGTCGAAACAGGCACGGCGGACAACCGGATCAGCGCCCTGTCGGTCGCGGTCACGGATCGCGTCCGCTATCGCGACGCCATGTTCAAGGAGACCCAGGCCGCCACGGACAGCCTGGAGAAACTGGGCGAATACCTGTCGGGATGCGTCAATTGCTACAACTGCCGGGTGGCCTGCCCGGTCTGCTACTGCCGGGAGTGCGTCTTCGTCACGGACGTGTTTGATCATGACCCCTGGCAGTTCATGAGCTGGGCCAAGAAGAAGGGGGCGCTCAAGCTGCCCTCGGACACCCTGTTCTTCCATCTGACCAGGCTGGCGCACATGAGCACGGCCTGCATCGGCTGCGGGCAATGCTCCAACGCCTGTCCCAACGACGTGCCGGTCATGGAGCTTTTCCGGATGACGGCGGCCGGGGTCCAGGACGTCTTCACTTACCAGGCCGGACGGAGCCCGGAAGAGCCGCCGCCCCTGTCCGTTTTCCAGGAGCATGAGTTTGCCGAGGTCACGGGCCATATGGAGTGA
- a CDS encoding hydrogenase iron-sulfur subunit, whose product MDRTETDFEPTIVAMVCNWCTYTAADLAGTARMIQSPNVRLIRMMCTGMVDPKYVIKALLSGADAVLISGCHPGDCHYINGNYKARRRVKLLQEILPRFGIEQERLKLTWIGASDGNEFAATINELTKRIKELGPSAAKSTMVI is encoded by the coding sequence ATGGACCGGACAGAAACCGATTTCGAACCCACAATAGTGGCCATGGTGTGTAATTGGTGTACCTACACCGCCGCCGATCTTGCCGGGACAGCCCGCATGATCCAATCCCCGAATGTGCGGCTTATACGCATGATGTGTACGGGAATGGTCGATCCGAAATACGTGATCAAGGCCCTCTTGTCTGGGGCGGATGCCGTCTTGATCAGCGGATGTCACCCTGGGGATTGCCATTACATCAATGGCAACTACAAGGCCAGACGCCGGGTGAAACTTCTCCAGGAGATCCTGCCGCGCTTCGGCATCGAGCAGGAGCGTCTGAAGCTGACCTGGATCGGGGCCAGCGATGGAAACGAGTTTGCGGCCACCATCAATGAACTGACCAAGCGGATCAAGGAACTGGGGCCGAGTGCGGCCAAATCCACCATGGTCATCTGA